A window of Lysobacterales bacterium genomic DNA:
TTGCGAGCGACCTGCTTGACCAGCATCGGCGCCAGCGCCTGGCGCACCGGCCACCAGTTGGTGGCCCAGGCCGTGAGTCGCTGTTTGAGTGGGCGCTTGATGTCGCGCCTCAACAGACCGAGCGCGGTGTCGAGCAGCACGGCCGGTTCGCAGGTCTTGTCGACGAGACCGATGGCGCGCGCGTTCGAGGCCGACAGCGCGCGGCCGGTGAGCATCATGTCGAAGGCCGCCGGCGCGCCGACCAAGGGCGGCAGGCGCACGCTGCCACCCCAGCCCGGATAGATGCCGAGCTTCACTTCGGGCAGGCCGATGCGGGTGCTGTCGTCGGTGCTGGCCACGCGGTAGCGGCAGGCCAGCGAGAGTTCAGTGCCGCCGCCCATACAGAAACCGTGGATCGCAGCGACCGTGGGGCAGGGCAGCTCGGCCAGCTTCTGGAACACATTCTGGCCGTAGCGGATTGATTCGAAGACCGTGCCGCGCTCGTGGTAGGTCTTGAACTCGGCGATGTCGGCGCCGGCAACGAAGCCCGAGGGCTTGCCCGAGATCACCACCACGCCCTTGGGCTTCTCGATGGCGATGCGCTCCACGAGCTGCTCCAGTTCCTCCAGCACCTCGCGGGCCAGCGTGTTGACGCTTGCCTCGGCGCGGTCGAAGGTCAGTACCACTACGCGGTCGTCGCGCAGCTCGGGACGCCAGTGCTTGAAGCGCAAGCCGTCGAACATGGGAATCTCCTGCAGGGGGCGGGCGCCGGCATGCTAAGCCGCGCCGGCCGCGAAGGGGTCACGTATGATCCGGACTGTGCGCGGGCGCGGTCAATCCGGGCGCGTATGGTGGCCGCGATCGAGTGAACTTTCACACTAAACCGGCGGTCGCAGGTTGCCATGAACGCCGTCCTCAGCTTCGAAAGCTTGCACTCGCCCGTCTTCCGCCTGCAGGAGACGCCCGCGCCCGCCGCCCCGCGCGCCGACACCCCCGCGCGAACAGAACAACAACAGGGAGAGCGGCCCCGGATGGCCGAAAACGAAATTGACTACGACCTCGTGCGTCGGGTGCAGGCCGGCGACAAGCGCGCTTTTGATCTGCTGGTTCGCAAGTACCAGCACAAGCTGGTCAGCGTGATCTCGCGCTACATCAATGACTGGAGCGAGTGCCAGGACGTCGCCCAGGAGAGCTTCATCCGCGCCTATCGCGCACTGGGCAACTTTCGCGGTGACGCCCAGTTCTACACCTGGCTGTACAAGATCGCGGTCAACACCGCCAAGAACCACCTGGTGTCGAAGGGCCGGCGGCCGCCGACTGACGACGTCGACGCCTCGGATGCCGTGCAGTACGACGGCGGCACTTGGCTGCGCGATGTCGACACGCCGGAGCAGGAACTGGCCCGGCAAGAGATCGAGCGCACCGTCGCCGAGACGGTTGAGGCCCTGCCCGAAGAACTGCGGATCGCCATCACCCTGCGCGAGGTCGATGGCCTGAGCTACGAAGAGATCGCCCAGACCATGGGCTGCCCCATCGGCACCGTGCGTTCGCGGATCTTCCGCGCCCGTGATGCCATCGACCAGAAACTGCGCCCGCTGATGGGCGCCGAGCGAGTCCGCCCATGAGCATCGACAAGTCTCTCGATCCGAACGCCGAGCTGCGCGAGCAGGTCTCGGCTCTCTGCGACAGCGAGCTCGCCGCGGACAGCCGGCGCTTCCTGCTGAAGCGATTGGCCGACGATGCCGAGCTGAAGTCGGCCTGGTCCAACTACCACTTGATCGGTGACAGCCTGCGCCGCCAGGCGGGGCCACCGCTGTCGCTCGATTTCGCCGATCGCGTGCAGGCGGCGCTGGAGCGCGAAGCCCAGGCGGGCGCGAAGCACGGTTGGTTGCGTTGGGCGGGAGGCACGGCGGTGGCTGCGGCGGTCGCACTGCTTGCAATCGTCGCTGTGCCGGTGCAGCAGCCGGTGGTTCCGGCCGGCGGCCCCGCGTTTGTCGGCAACGGGGAAGTGGTTCCCAGCCAAGTCGCCGAGCGCGATCTGCGCCCGGATATCTCGCGGGCGGCGCAGACCGTGGCCCAGGGCGGCAATGCTTACGGCGGCGCCCAGATGGGGCTGCCGGTGCGCTACGTACCGGTGCTGCAGGCGGATGGTCGTCTTGTGCTGGTGCCCTACACGCCGCTGCTGCAAGCCCCGACGGCCCCGGGCCCGTCCTCTCCGCCGCTGCTGCCGGCGCGCGCGCAGTAAACCTGTCCGTGGAGCGACGTCCCGCGGTGGTGCTGCACGTCGAGGCCAACCTTCTGCGCTTGCGCTACACGGAACGCTGCTCCAGCTGCTCAGGCTGTGCGGGTCGCTGCAGTCTCTTTCTTGCCGACGCAGCGGAGGTTCTTGAGCTTCGCCCGCCTGCGCGCGGGCAGTCCTGGAGCGTCGGCGATGCGGTTGAGGTGGAGCTGCCCTCGCGCTTGCTGCTGCGACAGGCATGGCTGGGCTACGGGCTGCCACTGCTCGGCATGCTCGGCGGCGCGGCGCTCGCCAGCCCGTGGGGCAATCCAGCAGCGGCCCTTGGCGCGCTCGCTGGAACTTTGCTGGCGGTGCGCGTCTCGAACCGTGCCGCGAAGCGATTGCCCGAGCCCCGCCTGCGTCGCGCCGCGACTGCACCGAGGGCGACGTCTTGAATGCCGCATTCGCAGGCCGCACTCCTGCCTCTCTCCGCCGACGCTTTCCCGACTCCCCCACGCCATCATGAGGAACCGGATGCCCATGAGCATGACCCACCCGCTGCACGCTTTCTGGCTGGCCGCCGTGCTGGCTCTCACCGGTCGCGCGGCCGACGCGCAGTCGCTGCCCGACTTCACCGAGCTGGTCGAACAGGCGGGCCCTTCGGTGGTGAACATCGAAGCCACGCGCACCGCCGAGGCCGCCGCGCGCATGGGGCCGAACAACATTCCTGAAGAGGAAATGCCCGAAATCTTCCGGCGCTTTTTCGAGCAGCCCGGGCAGCCGCAAATGCCGCGGGATCGCACCTCGATGGGCACGGGCTTCATCATTTCCAGCGACGGCTACGTGCTGACCAACCACCACGTGATCGACGGCGCCGACCAGGTCATCGTGCGTCTGCGCGATCGCCGCGAGCTGGAGGCCGAAGTGGTCGGTTCGGACGCGCAGAGCGACGTTGCTCTGCTGAAGTTGGACCAGTCGGGCCTGCCGGCCGCCAAGATCGGCGAGTCACGGACGCTCAAGCCGGGACAGTGGATGGTGGCGATCGGCTCGCCCTTCGGATTCGAGCATTCGGTCACCGCTGGCATCGTCAGCGCGCTGGGTCGCGCCTCGCAGATGACCGGCCAGCAGTACGTGCCCTTCATTCAAACGGACGTGCCGATCAACCGCGGCAACTCCGGCGGCCCCCTGCTCAACATCCGCGGCGAAGTCGTCGGCATCAACTCGCAGATCTTCTCCAACACCGGCGGCTACATGGGCGTCTCCTTCGCGATTCCGATCGAAGTCGCCATGGATGTCGTGGATCAGCTGAAGGACAAGGGCTTCGTTTCGCGCGGCCTGCTCGGCGTGCAGATCCAGGAGGTCAGCCGCGAGGCTGCGCAGGCGCTTGGCCTGCCGCGTCCCGGCGGCGCACTGGTCGGTGGCTTCAGCGCCGACAGCGTCGCTGAGAAGGCCGGCATCCAGCGCGGCGACGTGATCCTCAAGTTCGGCGACACCCCGATCAACCGCAGCAGCGACCTGCCGCCGGCGGTGGGTGCGACCCGCCCGGGTACGCGCGTCGATGTCACCGTCTTCCGCGATGGCCGCGAGCGCGTGCTGACCGTGACCGTGGGTGAGCTGCCGCGCGATGCAACTGCACAGAGCGGCAGTGCTGGCGAGGGTGGCAGAACGCCCGCCAATCCGCTCGGCTTGGACGTCGAGGACCTCACCGCCGAGCAGCGCGAGCAGTTGGGTCTCAAGAGTGACGAAGGCGTGGTGATTGGCGGCATTCGCGGTATCGCCGGTCGCCGCGCGGGTCTGACCGAGGGCGACATCGTGCTGATGGTGGGCCGCACGGCCGTGGGCAGCGCGGAGGCCTTCAATGACGCGGTCAAGGATGCCAAGCCGGGTGAGCCGGTGATGCTGCTGATCCGTCGCGGCGAGGCCACGCAGTTCGTGACGGTGACGCCGCCGCGCGCCGACGCCGAGGATTGATCCAGAGAGTCGGTCGGAACGGGTCGCAGCGCAGGGATGCGTGTCCCGTTCCGCTTGAAGCCCGCGTCGTGCGATCCGGCGCGGGCTTCCGTTTATGCGGCTGCCGGTTTCTTCGGCACTCAAGGATGGGATGCGCTGTACACGCTCTGCAGCCCGCTCGGCAGAAGGCAGCCGGGCTGCAACGGCGCCCGCACGCCCCGGGTGTCCGCCGATGGCTGGGCTGAAGCACCACCACGGGGCGGCGAACCGTGGAACCTCCGTGCTCGCGCGGGCATGCGTTCGCCTCGATCGGGTCTAGCGCAGACGCTCAGCGCTGATCCAGATCGCCTTCCAGTTCGCGCTCCAGCGCGTCTGCGACTTCCGCAACGAAGTCGATCGCTTCCACCACGCGCAAGGGGCTGGATCGCGCCGGTAGTCGAGTGACCAGGGCGACTCTGCCGCGTGCCACCGACCAGGCGCCCAAGACCAGGGTGTCGTTGTCGACCAGCAGGCGCTCCAGCAGCGCCGGCGGCGGCGTGCTGTCGGTCGGCAGCTCATGCGCGATGCTGTAGACCTCGCGCCACTCTTCGCGCCGATAGGCGTGCGTGGAAGAACGCAGGAT
This region includes:
- a CDS encoding SoxR reducing system RseC family protein — translated: MERRPAVVLHVEANLLRLRYTERCSSCSGCAGRCSLFLADAAEVLELRPPARGQSWSVGDAVEVELPSRLLLRQAWLGYGLPLLGMLGGAALASPWGNPAAALGALAGTLLAVRVSNRAAKRLPEPRLRRAATAPRATS
- a CDS encoding sigma-E factor negative regulatory protein is translated as MSIDKSLDPNAELREQVSALCDSELAADSRRFLLKRLADDAELKSAWSNYHLIGDSLRRQAGPPLSLDFADRVQAALEREAQAGAKHGWLRWAGGTAVAAAVALLAIVAVPVQQPVVPAGGPAFVGNGEVVPSQVAERDLRPDISRAAQTVAQGGNAYGGAQMGLPVRYVPVLQADGRLVLVPYTPLLQAPTAPGPSSPPLLPARAQ
- the rpoE gene encoding RNA polymerase sigma factor RpoE, with the translated sequence MAENEIDYDLVRRVQAGDKRAFDLLVRKYQHKLVSVISRYINDWSECQDVAQESFIRAYRALGNFRGDAQFYTWLYKIAVNTAKNHLVSKGRRPPTDDVDASDAVQYDGGTWLRDVDTPEQELARQEIERTVAETVEALPEELRIAITLREVDGLSYEEIAQTMGCPIGTVRSRIFRARDAIDQKLRPLMGAERVRP
- a CDS encoding DegQ family serine endoprotease; the protein is MSMTHPLHAFWLAAVLALTGRAADAQSLPDFTELVEQAGPSVVNIEATRTAEAAARMGPNNIPEEEMPEIFRRFFEQPGQPQMPRDRTSMGTGFIISSDGYVLTNHHVIDGADQVIVRLRDRRELEAEVVGSDAQSDVALLKLDQSGLPAAKIGESRTLKPGQWMVAIGSPFGFEHSVTAGIVSALGRASQMTGQQYVPFIQTDVPINRGNSGGPLLNIRGEVVGINSQIFSNTGGYMGVSFAIPIEVAMDVVDQLKDKGFVSRGLLGVQIQEVSREAAQALGLPRPGGALVGGFSADSVAEKAGIQRGDVILKFGDTPINRSSDLPPAVGATRPGTRVDVTVFRDGRERVLTVTVGELPRDATAQSGSAGEGGRTPANPLGLDVEDLTAEQREQLGLKSDEGVVIGGIRGIAGRRAGLTEGDIVLMVGRTAVGSAEAFNDAVKDAKPGEPVMLLIRRGEATQFVTVTPPRADAED